In a single window of the Desulfovibrio psychrotolerans genome:
- the mqnB gene encoding futalosine hydrolase: MTLLLATATQKEMKAVLKGFNGRGRVGCQLPVQGQWCESPINEHLCLLAVTGVGPLNASFTLGRILGECFGVTGVINLGVAGSFDTAILPLGTAVLADREIWPEYGLRANHTGRCGTVAEAPCITGTAGTSSPCGTSCSDGDGAPPWLDVNPRGIAFPLWESGDEEDAPPARTVWDRVDLAPHADIARMGLNRPAAACAPSITVAGVSATPQRAADLHRTYGALTENMEGFALALGCLQAGIPFVELRTVSNVVGSRAPEDWKLDEALAALGAAARSLFI; this comes from the coding sequence ATGACACTGCTGCTCGCCACTGCCACGCAAAAGGAAATGAAGGCCGTCCTCAAAGGCTTTAACGGACGCGGACGCGTCGGCTGCCAGTTACCCGTGCAAGGACAGTGGTGCGAATCGCCCATAAACGAGCACCTGTGCCTGCTCGCCGTAACGGGAGTGGGGCCGCTCAATGCCTCATTCACGCTGGGGCGCATTCTCGGAGAATGTTTCGGCGTCACCGGCGTCATCAATCTGGGCGTGGCAGGCAGTTTCGATACCGCCATCCTGCCTCTGGGCACTGCCGTGCTGGCGGACAGGGAAATCTGGCCGGAATACGGCCTGCGTGCCAATCATACCGGACGATGCGGCACCGTGGCAGAGGCACCCTGTATCACCGGCACCGCCGGCACCTCCTCCCCCTGCGGCACCTCATGTTCCGATGGAGACGGTGCCCCCCCGTGGCTCGATGTGAACCCGCGCGGCATCGCCTTTCCCCTGTGGGAATCCGGCGATGAAGAAGATGCTCCGCCTGCCCGCACCGTGTGGGACCGCGTGGACCTTGCCCCCCATGCAGACATCGCCCGCATGGGCCTGAACAGACCCGCCGCCGCGTGCGCACCCAGCATCACCGTGGCGGGCGTAAGTGCCACCCCGCAGCGCGCCGCCGACCTGCACCGTACCTACGGCGCGCTCACGGAGAATATGGAAGGCTTTGCCCTTGCGCTGGGCTGCCTGCAGGCGGGCATACCGTTCGTGGAACTGCGCACCGTCTCCAATGTGGTGGGGTCGCGCGCGCCGGAAGACTGGAAGCTGGATGAAGCCCTTGCCGCACTGGGCGCAGCGGCACGGTCCCTTTTCATATAA
- a CDS encoding polyprenyl synthetase family protein, which translates to MRELIAYLSAEQPRINATLERETAGLNPLVQPVVAHVLEAGGKRLRPLLTLLTARALGYAGDDVYPLACSVELLHSATLLHDDIIDDADLRRGTPAAHTMFGNTKTVLAGDALLALANAIVARYGNPRLTACISEAIVETVTGEIAEIAYLRSTGHPQQTYIDIIKGKTAYLIQASCRLGALIAGADKTQEEAAALFGMHLGIAFQIVDDALDFAPSAKDIGKPVAGDLREGKLTPPLLMYLENLTGDAHKSFVQKFETGMFTEAEVLAVAAAIREQGLDARTRTLAEDYLATARTALNALPDCAERTVLAQTMEYVRSRSH; encoded by the coding sequence ATGCGAGAACTCATAGCCTATCTTTCTGCGGAACAGCCGCGCATAAACGCCACTCTGGAGCGTGAAACCGCCGGTCTCAACCCGCTGGTGCAGCCCGTGGTGGCCCATGTGCTGGAAGCGGGCGGCAAGCGTCTGCGTCCCCTGCTCACCCTGCTCACAGCCCGCGCGCTGGGCTATGCAGGCGATGATGTCTACCCCCTCGCCTGTTCGGTGGAACTGCTCCACTCCGCCACGCTCCTGCATGACGACATCATAGACGATGCCGACCTGCGGCGCGGCACCCCTGCCGCCCATACCATGTTCGGCAACACCAAAACAGTGCTCGCGGGCGATGCGCTGCTGGCACTTGCCAACGCCATCGTTGCCCGCTACGGCAATCCGCGCCTCACGGCCTGCATTTCGGAAGCCATTGTGGAAACCGTTACCGGCGAAATCGCAGAAATTGCCTACCTGCGCAGCACGGGACACCCGCAGCAGACCTACATCGACATCATCAAGGGCAAAACCGCCTACCTTATTCAGGCCTCCTGCCGACTGGGCGCGCTCATCGCCGGTGCGGACAAAACGCAGGAAGAGGCCGCCGCCCTCTTCGGCATGCACCTCGGCATCGCCTTCCAGATAGTGGACGATGCGCTGGACTTCGCCCCTTCCGCCAAAGACATCGGCAAACCCGTTGCCGGAGACCTGCGCGAAGGCAAACTCACCCCCCCCCTGCTCATGTATCTCGAAAACCTCACCGGCGACGCGCACAAATCATTTGTGCAAAAATTCGAAACTGGTATGTTTACAGAAGCGGAGGTGCTGGCTGTTGCCGCCGCCATCCGCGAGCAGGGTCTGGACGCGCGCACCCGCACGCTGGCGGAAGACTATCTCGCCACCGCCCGCACGGCACTGAACGCCCTGCCGGACTGCGCAGAACGCACGGTGCTCGCCCAGACCATGGAGTATGTACGAAGCAGGTCCCATTAA
- a CDS encoding HDOD domain-containing protein, translating into MRSGKEEKMHRQLADVTPEALAKCLALTFPPAMVQLVQELVAPVPAFDTIARIIQSDPVLSATVLTLVNSPYYGLSAKVTNLERAAVVLGTREILKIALSISFQHNTSRAIKRNRESLFADWRLSVWSAIAAEHIAQRTAPKEAHLAYLGSLLKDLSLFMYLCLEQGDDMPDGNACFLWLEDNQLELERQRWGETHADLSRTLLSQWGLPESILDGIANHHNLLEIEAHQPLTQCIILATRWAELQHGPDLNPGTIIQFELQMRSLLKLEDAQLESLRDECTQRFESLLNLLGIQNATPDNRFYAQSLQSMQSFYFHAMEISHTTTGVEGIARIISRHLRWKWGLEKAQLALRTIEGGGFTLFTISPEGTEATGTESPSIAKLPWKVRGEALTLGPQKAPYGELRFQPSGKADPAAGQQLRIYSRFMTTALATYYNEQAVVLTKAQTLQSLPVGVALVDLKGTILDANQRFLSFQRLESVPAGTNVADLLKDTLSIHFAPLLTNLLAEADRPSISQLFCSVALREAAKTPCLYLSVHRHDSGGSNTLLVLLEDVTEISAMEMQALQQRDFLERLVSSMQEFIATVDLTGTILWTAPASGHMQGKNLFTVTRPAGRFSGQWTPAFLEGAPAPAVPVEVTLADGTQPPLQLELIFSPLLSATSGTTYLVVGRDLTVIRRLEDKIRQQAMFDGLTGLFNYSQFNAVLGREVERSARTGRGMGLVFFDLDGFKKVNDTYGHQAGDKLLKLIAKGVLLSVRKGMDFPCRYGGDEFAVVVTEVNRPTLEALCERLHAAVRKHCQGTVSLSMGVAQLRQGETAEQLLQRVDRASYQAKNAGGAQTVWAE; encoded by the coding sequence ATGCGCAGCGGGAAAGAGGAAAAAATGCACAGGCAACTCGCCGATGTAACGCCGGAAGCTCTTGCAAAATGCCTTGCCCTCACCTTTCCTCCCGCCATGGTGCAGCTGGTGCAGGAGCTTGTGGCCCCTGTTCCCGCCTTCGACACCATCGCCCGCATCATCCAGAGCGACCCCGTCCTCTCCGCCACCGTGCTCACGCTGGTCAATTCGCCCTATTACGGGCTGAGCGCCAAGGTCACCAATCTGGAACGCGCCGCCGTGGTGCTCGGCACGCGTGAGATTCTGAAAATAGCCCTGTCCATTTCCTTCCAGCACAACACCTCGCGGGCCATCAAGCGCAACCGGGAATCCCTGTTCGCAGACTGGCGCCTCTCCGTATGGTCCGCCATCGCGGCAGAGCACATTGCCCAGCGCACCGCGCCCAAGGAAGCCCATCTGGCCTATCTGGGCTCGCTCCTCAAAGACCTTTCCCTGTTCATGTACCTGTGCCTTGAACAGGGCGACGACATGCCGGACGGCAACGCCTGCTTCCTGTGGCTGGAGGATAACCAGCTGGAGCTGGAACGCCAGCGCTGGGGCGAAACCCATGCCGACCTTTCCCGCACGCTGCTCAGCCAGTGGGGCCTGCCTGAATCCATTCTGGACGGCATAGCCAACCACCATAATCTGCTGGAGATAGAGGCCCACCAGCCCCTCACCCAGTGCATCATCCTCGCCACGCGCTGGGCGGAACTGCAGCACGGGCCGGACCTCAACCCCGGCACCATCATCCAGTTCGAACTGCAAATGCGCTCGCTGCTCAAGCTGGAAGACGCCCAGCTCGAATCCCTGCGTGACGAATGCACCCAGCGTTTCGAATCGCTGCTCAACCTGCTGGGCATACAGAATGCCACGCCGGACAACCGCTTCTACGCCCAGTCGCTCCAGTCCATGCAAAGCTTCTACTTCCACGCCATGGAAATAAGCCACACCACCACAGGCGTGGAGGGCATCGCCAGAATCATCAGCCGCCACCTGCGCTGGAAGTGGGGGCTGGAAAAGGCCCAGCTCGCCCTGCGCACCATAGAGGGCGGCGGGTTCACCCTGTTCACCATCTCCCCGGAGGGCACGGAAGCAACAGGAACGGAATCCCCCTCCATCGCCAAACTGCCATGGAAGGTGCGGGGAGAAGCCCTCACCCTCGGCCCGCAAAAGGCCCCGTACGGAGAACTGCGCTTCCAGCCTTCCGGCAAGGCAGACCCGGCTGCGGGCCAGCAGCTGCGCATCTATTCGCGCTTCATGACCACCGCCCTCGCCACCTATTACAATGAACAGGCGGTGGTGCTTACCAAGGCGCAAACCCTGCAATCGCTGCCCGTGGGCGTGGCTCTGGTGGACCTCAAAGGCACCATTCTGGACGCCAACCAGCGGTTTCTGTCCTTCCAGAGGCTGGAATCCGTCCCGGCGGGCACCAACGTGGCAGACCTGCTCAAAGACACGCTGAGCATCCACTTCGCGCCGCTGCTCACCAACCTGCTTGCAGAGGCAGACCGCCCCTCCATCAGCCAGCTGTTCTGTTCCGTGGCCCTGCGGGAAGCCGCCAAAACCCCGTGCCTGTACCTTTCCGTGCACCGGCACGACTCAGGCGGCTCCAACACCCTGCTCGTGCTGCTGGAAGACGTCACGGAAATCTCGGCCATGGAGATGCAGGCCCTGCAGCAGCGGGATTTTCTGGAACGCCTCGTCAGTTCCATGCAGGAATTCATCGCCACCGTGGACCTTACAGGCACCATCCTGTGGACAGCCCCTGCATCCGGGCACATGCAGGGCAAAAACCTCTTTACCGTCACCCGGCCTGCGGGCCGTTTCTCCGGCCAGTGGACTCCCGCCTTCCTCGAGGGAGCACCCGCCCCCGCCGTTCCCGTGGAAGTCACGCTGGCAGACGGCACCCAGCCCCCGCTGCAACTGGAGCTCATCTTTTCTCCCCTGCTCAGCGCCACATCGGGCACCACCTATCTTGTGGTCGGCAGAGACCTCACCGTCATCCGCAGGCTGGAAGACAAAATCCGCCAACAGGCCATGTTCGACGGCCTGACCGGGCTGTTCAACTATTCCCAGTTCAACGCCGTGCTCGGCCGCGAGGTGGAGCGCAGCGCACGCACCGGACGCGGCATGGGTCTGGTCTTTTTCGATCTGGACGGCTTCAAGAAGGTGAACGATACCTACGGGCATCAGGCCGGAGACAAGCTGCTCAAGCTCATTGCCAAGGGCGTGCTGCTAAGCGTGCGCAAGGGCATGGATTTCCCCTGCCGCTACGGCGGTGACGAATTCGCCGTGGTGGTCACGGAAGTGAACCGCCCCACGCTGGAAGCCCTGTGCGAACGCCTGCACGCCGCCGTGCGCAAACACTGTCAGGGCACGGTATCTCTGAGCATGGGCGTTGCGCAGCTCAGGCAGGGCGAAACAGCCGAACAGCTGCTCCAGCGCGTGGACCGCGCCAGCTATCAGGCCAAAAATGCCGGCGGCGCGCAAACTGTCTGGGCGGAATAA
- a CDS encoding AIR synthase-related protein, with product MLRRIEVGLRAGVTDTVGRKTASKIKESLGLDVTDVRLVKVFTVDGLDGEHLEHLVGTAGLHDPVLQEASLTPVASDADWVLEVGFRPGVTDNEGRTARETIAIVLGLKKRESVSVFVSNQYHIYGALTEAQVDSIGKDLLANELIQRYEYTSGAAWRAKPGFAPFAARVSGHASSEVAVIPFATMSDEELMAFSRENTLALSLEELHAIRAYYTREDVRAHRTATGLPANPTDAEIEVLAQTWSEHCKHKIFSSRIDYTDAETGRRETVDSLYKTYIQGSTKILRTRMGKDDFCRSVFKDNAGVIAFNETHDVCIKVETHNSPSALDPYGGALTGIVGVNRDPMGTGMGANMVCNTDVFCFASPFHEGELPPRLLHPRRVLEGVREGVEHGGNKSGIPTVNGSIVFEDRYLGKPLVYCGTVGMIPKEIHGKPGHYKKALPGDIIVMAGGRIGKDGIHGATFSSEELHEESPATAVQIGDPITQRKMYDFIMRARDKGLYNAITDNGAGGLSSSVGEMSEDTGGFRMDLSKAPLKYDGLRPWEILLSEAQERMTLAVPPRHMEEFMQLAGEMDVEATALGEFTDSGFFHVTYGDKPVASLHMDFVHEGVPQMRLVAEWKQPRHADAKIDVADADQGGLLKTMLGRLNICSKEYVIRQYDHEVKGGSVIKPLVGVKRDGPADAGVVRPRLDSEYGIVLSHGICPRYSDYDTYWMMANAIDEAVRNAVAVGADLDHMAGCDNFCWCDPVQSEKTPDGHYKLAQLVRANKALAHFCLAYGVPCVSGKDSMKNDYTGGGVKISIPPTVLYSVLGVIKDVNKTTTSDFKKPGDRIYLLGATLRELGGSELIDELALSAASVPQVDALAARARYRAVHTAITSGLVNGCHDCSDGGFIVALAEMALAGRLGARVDMEKLVTVGAMNRTEALYSESASRLIATVPAAKAATFEALFKGQHIACLGEVTDNGVLTVTSGTSPLITENVEALAKAFKATLNF from the coding sequence ATGCTGCGGCGCATTGAAGTAGGGCTGCGCGCCGGTGTCACAGACACCGTGGGACGCAAGACAGCAAGCAAGATCAAGGAATCTTTGGGGCTGGACGTCACAGACGTGCGTCTGGTCAAGGTATTCACCGTAGACGGTCTGGACGGGGAGCATCTGGAGCACCTTGTCGGCACGGCCGGCCTGCATGATCCGGTACTTCAGGAAGCGTCGCTCACCCCCGTTGCCTCCGACGCGGACTGGGTGCTGGAAGTGGGCTTCCGCCCCGGCGTCACGGATAACGAAGGCCGCACGGCGCGCGAAACCATCGCCATCGTGCTGGGGCTGAAAAAGCGCGAAAGCGTTTCCGTGTTTGTCTCCAACCAGTACCATATCTACGGTGCCCTCACCGAGGCGCAGGTCGATTCCATCGGCAAGGACCTGCTCGCCAACGAGCTCATCCAGCGCTACGAATACACCAGCGGCGCGGCATGGCGCGCCAAGCCCGGCTTCGCGCCCTTTGCGGCCCGTGTTTCCGGTCATGCAAGCAGCGAGGTGGCCGTCATTCCCTTCGCCACCATGAGCGATGAAGAGCTCATGGCCTTCTCGCGCGAAAACACGCTGGCCCTCTCGCTGGAAGAACTGCACGCCATCCGCGCCTATTACACGCGCGAAGACGTCCGTGCCCACCGCACCGCCACGGGGCTGCCCGCCAACCCCACAGACGCCGAAATAGAGGTGCTGGCCCAGACATGGTCCGAGCACTGCAAGCACAAGATTTTCTCCTCGCGCATAGACTACACCGATGCAGAGACCGGCAGGCGCGAAACCGTAGACAGCCTCTACAAAACCTACATTCAGGGCTCCACAAAAATCCTGCGCACCCGCATGGGCAAAGACGATTTCTGCCGCTCCGTGTTCAAAGACAACGCGGGCGTCATCGCCTTCAACGAAACCCACGACGTGTGCATCAAGGTAGAAACCCACAACTCCCCCTCCGCGCTCGACCCCTACGGCGGCGCGCTCACGGGCATTGTGGGCGTAAACCGCGACCCCATGGGCACCGGCATGGGCGCGAACATGGTCTGCAATACAGACGTGTTCTGCTTTGCCTCGCCCTTCCATGAAGGCGAGCTGCCCCCGCGCCTGCTGCACCCCCGCCGCGTGCTGGAAGGCGTGCGCGAAGGCGTGGAACACGGCGGCAACAAGTCCGGCATTCCCACCGTAAACGGCTCCATCGTGTTCGAGGACCGCTACCTCGGCAAGCCGCTGGTCTACTGCGGCACCGTGGGCATGATCCCCAAAGAAATCCACGGCAAGCCCGGTCATTACAAGAAAGCCCTCCCCGGCGACATCATCGTCATGGCGGGCGGGCGCATCGGCAAAGACGGCATCCACGGCGCAACCTTCTCCTCGGAAGAACTGCACGAAGAATCACCCGCCACTGCGGTGCAGATAGGCGACCCCATCACCCAGCGTAAGATGTACGACTTCATCATGCGCGCGCGCGACAAGGGGCTTTACAACGCCATCACAGATAATGGCGCAGGCGGCCTTTCCTCCTCCGTGGGCGAAATGTCGGAAGATACGGGCGGGTTCCGCATGGACCTCTCCAAGGCCCCGCTCAAGTACGACGGCCTGCGCCCGTGGGAAATCCTGCTCTCCGAGGCGCAGGAACGCATGACCCTCGCCGTGCCGCCCCGGCATATGGAAGAGTTCATGCAGCTTGCGGGCGAGATGGATGTAGAAGCCACCGCCCTTGGCGAATTCACCGACAGCGGCTTCTTCCACGTCACTTACGGCGACAAGCCCGTTGCCAGCCTGCACATGGACTTCGTGCACGAGGGTGTGCCCCAGATGCGCCTTGTGGCGGAATGGAAGCAGCCCAGACACGCCGATGCGAAGATAGACGTGGCAGACGCCGATCAGGGCGGGCTGCTCAAAACCATGCTCGGCCGCCTGAACATCTGCTCCAAGGAATACGTCATCCGCCAGTATGACCACGAGGTCAAAGGCGGCAGCGTCATCAAGCCTCTTGTGGGCGTAAAGCGCGACGGTCCCGCCGATGCGGGCGTGGTGCGCCCCCGGCTGGATTCCGAATACGGCATCGTGCTGTCCCACGGCATCTGCCCGCGCTACAGCGACTACGACACCTACTGGATGATGGCCAACGCCATAGACGAGGCCGTACGCAACGCCGTGGCCGTGGGCGCGGATCTGGACCACATGGCGGGCTGCGACAACTTCTGCTGGTGCGACCCCGTGCAGAGCGAAAAAACGCCCGACGGCCACTACAAGCTGGCCCAGCTGGTACGCGCCAACAAGGCCCTTGCCCACTTCTGCCTTGCCTACGGCGTGCCCTGCGTGTCCGGCAAAGACTCCATGAAAAACGACTACACCGGCGGCGGCGTGAAGATATCCATCCCGCCCACGGTGCTCTATTCGGTCCTCGGCGTCATCAAAGACGTGAACAAGACCACCACGTCAGACTTCAAAAAACCCGGCGACCGCATCTATCTGCTCGGAGCCACCCTGCGCGAGCTGGGCGGGTCGGAACTTATCGATGAGCTTGCACTCAGTGCCGCCAGCGTGCCGCAGGTAGATGCCCTTGCCGCCCGCGCCCGCTACCGGGCCGTGCACACCGCCATCACCTCCGGCCTCGTAAACGGCTGCCACGACTGCTCAGACGGCGGCTTCATCGTCGCGCTGGCAGAAATGGCACTGGCGGGCCGCCTCGGGGCGCGTGTGGACATGGAAAAGCTCGTCACCGTAGGGGCCATGAACAGAACAGAGGCCCTGTACTCAGAATCCGCCTCCCGTCTCATCGCCACCGTGCCCGCCGCCAAGGCTGCCACCTTCGAAGCCCTGTTCAAGGGGCAGCACATTGCCTGCCTCGGCGAGGTCACGGACAACGGCGTTCTCACCGTCACCTCCGGCACCTCTCCCCTCATCACCGAAAACGTGGAGGCGCTGGCCAAGGCGTTCAAGGCGACGTTGAACTTCTAA